Proteins from a genomic interval of Capsicum annuum cultivar UCD-10X-F1 chromosome 4, UCD10Xv1.1, whole genome shotgun sequence:
- the LOC107869068 gene encoding uncharacterized protein LOC107869068, with protein MTVDPPSKPLFSETVKKNFSLSPNPSSQSDPSPLEGEDLSSPIIFIAEAKQRTYSQWKFSVIVKLLGKKLHHQYFKKKLIELWKLKEVFPLIDISQSNLKNKNHRRGSCRRGLGLSLETTSQVAHSLGRLLKVDACTSSTLRACYARLCVQVPLDTPVKSSVLIDSHAQSIHYEGESFLCKHCDCLGHTVKNCPKAIPNSSDSLLEVNIKTSPNGEEWTTVNFNHRKKNRQSFGTRR; from the exons ATGACGGTTGACCCTCCTAGCAAACCCCTATTTAGCGAAACAGTAAAGAAGAATTTCTCCCTATCCCCTAATCCTTCCTCACAATCAGATCCTTCTCCTCTTGAGGGTGAGGATCTATCGAGCCCAATCATCTTTATTGCGGAAGCGAAGCAGCGAACCTATTCTCAATGGAAATTCTCGGTAATTGTCAAGCTTTTGGGGAAAAAGTTACATCACCAATACTTCAAAAAGAAGCTTATTGAGTTATGGAAATTGAAAGAAGTTTTCCCCTTAATTGACATTTCACAGTCAAATTTAAAGAACAAGAATCACAGAAGAGGGTCATGCAGGAGGGGCCTTGGTTTGTCGCTGGAGACTACCTCTCA GGTAGCTCACAGTCTGGGCAGACTCCTCAAAGTCGATGCCTGTACCTCATCCACTCTCAGAGCATGCTATGCACGTCTCTGTGTTCAAGTTCCACTGGATACTCCTGTAAAATCCTCAGTACTGATAGACAGTCATGCGCAATCAATACATTACGAGGGGGAAAGTTTTCTCTGTAAACACTGTGACTGTTTGGGACATACTGTGAAAAATTGCCCCAAGGCGATCCCCAATTCATCGGACTCCCTTCTAGAAGTCAATATTAAGACCAGCCCAAATGGAGAAGAATGGACAACGGTCAATTTCAACCACCGGAAGAAGAACCGCCAATCCTTTGGGACAAGGAGGTAA